CATAACCGGCACCTAATGCCGGCTGCGCCGAATTCAATCGGGACGCCATCAAGATACCCGCAATCCCGCTGAACACGCCGGTAATCGTATAGATGATGATTTTCCAGCGGTCGACGTTAATGCCCGAGAGTCTGGTAGCCTCTTCATTACTGCCCAGCGCAAAGGTGAAGCGCCCGATAATGGTCTTGGAGAGAATGAGACTCGCGATAATCGCCAGTACGAAGAAGATCAGTACAGCATTGGGAATATCCCAGCCCGGAACGATCGAACCGATGATCGACCCCATCGAAATTTGCGAAAAGGCCGGAGTATCATTAAAATAAATCGGCTTTGTGTGCGATAAAACAAGCGACAAGCCTTTCGTGATCATCATCATGGCCAATGTAGCGATAAAAGGCGGAATTTTCATCTTCGCTACGGCGAGCCCGCTGATCAGACCGCATAAGGCCCCTGCTGCAATACCGCCGACGATGCCAAGCGGCATGGACAGCTGCCAAGTCGTGACAATCAGACCTGTGATGACAGAAGCAAAGGTCATGACCGTTCCTACAGCCAGATCAATTCCTGAGGTTATGATGACAAAGGTTGAGCCCAGTGCCAGTACCCCGGTAACTGCGGTAGCGAGGATAATGGCGACCAGATTGTCAAAGCGAAAGAAGTTGCTGGATGATAACGAGAAGATGACAACTAACAAGATCAGACTGGCAAAGGCAAGCATTTTTTGCATCGTGCCGCCTTTCAACGACGGCTGCTGGTTGGATAACGTAACTTTCATTGGTCCTATCCCCCTAATTTCTCGCTGTTGCAAATTTCATGATTTTTTCTTGATCTGCTTCTTCGCTGCTAAGCTCTCCGGTGATCCTGCCCTCACACATCACGATGATTCGATGGCTCAGTCTCAAAACTTCCGGCAATTCGGAGGAAATCATGAGGATTGCTTTTCCGTCCGCCGCCAGCTGCTCCAGAAGCTTGTATATTTCGGATTTGGCTCCGACATCAATGCCTCGGGTCGGCTCATCAAAGATCAGAATGTCACAATTTCGAGTCAGCCACTTGCTGATAACCACCTTTTGCTGGTTGCCTCCCGATAGAAACTTGACTAGTTGATCTACCCCAGGCGTCTTAATCCTTAGCGTTTCCACATGTTGTTCGGCGGTTTGCCTAATGCCGGCATCATTCATCCACCCTGACCTGCTAAACCGGGCATAGCTGGAAACGGCAACATTCATTTTGACATCCATATCCACCAGACATCCGAAACGCTTGCGGTCTTCTGACAAATAACCGAGTCCATGTGCTACCGCATCATGCGGCTGCTTGATCTTGGCAGGCTTGCCGTGGATGATGATCTCCCCCGAATCATAAGGATCAGCGCCGAAAATAGCCCTTGCCACCTCTGTTCGCCCTGCGCCCATTAATCCGGCAAAGCCGACAATTTCTCCCCGATTCACATGGAAGCTGATATTTTGAAGAGAAGAGCCTTGGTTTAAACCGCGAACCTCCAGCACTCTGTCCTTACTTTGCGTCGTTATAGCGGGCTTCGTCACATGCTGGATTTCCCGTCCGACCATCATGGAAATAATCTGATCAATCGTGATCGAGGCGGTCCGAACCGTATCGATGTAGCAGCCGTCACGCATGACCGTAATGCGGTCTGTGATGCGTTTGAGCTCTTCCATGCGGTGGGAAATGTATACAATGCCAACTCCGCGTTTTCTAAGCTGCTCAATCATCCGGAAGAGCTCCTCAATCTCGGATTGCGTCAGCGCAGCCGTCGGTTCATCCATAATGAGAACCTCCGATTCAAAAGAGAGCGCTTTCGCAATTTCCACCATTTGCTGCTTGGCAACCGTAAGCTCAGACATGACCGTTCTTGGATCCAGCTTCAGATTCATTAGATCAAACAGCGCCTGAGTCTTCGCATTGAGCTCCTTCTCATTCAAAAACCACCCCCTGCGGGGTTCACGTCCGATAAAAATATTCTGGGCAACCGTCAGGTGGGGCATCATATTCAGCTCTTGAT
This genomic window from Paenibacillus hexagrammi contains:
- a CDS encoding ABC transporter permease, translating into MKVTLSNQQPSLKGGTMQKMLAFASLILLVVIFSLSSSNFFRFDNLVAIILATAVTGVLALGSTFVIITSGIDLAVGTVMTFASVITGLIVTTWQLSMPLGIVGGIAAGALCGLISGLAVAKMKIPPFIATLAMMMITKGLSLVLSHTKPIYFNDTPAFSQISMGSIIGSIVPGWDIPNAVLIFFVLAIIASLILSKTIIGRFTFALGSNEEATRLSGINVDRWKIIIYTITGVFSGIAGILMASRLNSAQPALGAGYELEAIAAVVIGGTSLSGGQGSILGTVIGALIMSVLTNGLRILSVPQEWQTVIVGLVVIMAVYADILRRKKKN
- a CDS encoding sugar ABC transporter ATP-binding protein — translated: MSGPLVLMEGIDKQFPGVLALNQCRFELQAGEVHALVGENGAGKSTMMKILTGVYSKDAGTILYKGQEVHIPNTKAAQERGISIIHQELNMMPHLTVAQNIFIGREPRRGWFLNEKELNAKTQALFDLMNLKLDPRTVMSELTVAKQQMVEIAKALSFESEVLIMDEPTAALTQSEIEELFRMIEQLRKRGVGIVYISHRMEELKRITDRITVMRDGCYIDTVRTASITIDQIISMMVGREIQHVTKPAITTQSKDRVLEVRGLNQGSSLQNISFHVNRGEIVGFAGLMGAGRTEVARAIFGADPYDSGEIIIHGKPAKIKQPHDAVAHGLGYLSEDRKRFGCLVDMDVKMNVAVSSYARFSRSGWMNDAGIRQTAEQHVETLRIKTPGVDQLVKFLSGGNQQKVVISKWLTRNCDILIFDEPTRGIDVGAKSEIYKLLEQLAADGKAILMISSELPEVLRLSHRIIVMCEGRITGELSSEEADQEKIMKFATARN